Below is a window of Rhea pennata isolate bPtePen1 chromosome 2, bPtePen1.pri, whole genome shotgun sequence DNA.
AtttgttaagtattttttcacTAACTTGAAAACAGAACTGTGATAGAAAGTAAACACAAGATGTGTTTTCATATTGCTGGCTTAGCCACATGATGCTGGTACTGCATATTGTCAGCTGTGCCTTTCCACCCATTTTAGTTCTTGTGACCTATGTAAAGAAAGCTGTTTTAGTAATAAAGGAAGCTTtgtttttgaaggtttttttttggttctgtttttttttcttcatcagcaAACTACTCCAAAGGGAAACCACCGTGAATTCTAGATTATGGGGCACAATTTGTTATTTCTATAAATCTATACTGTAGTAAATGTTAGGCCCATTTCTGATCTTACGTTGATCAAGTTAGGAATTTAGTGAAGTTACATCCATGCTAGACTAATGTAAGTGAGAAAGATGAAATCTGTGCCTCTAATTTATCCTAACATGCCCATAAAGCAAAGGAAGGCCCCATAGTCTGTATTGAACTGTCCAAATAAACCTAATTTTTTCAAAGTGCCAAATGTTTGCAGGTGGCACTGAAGTCGTGCAGAGACAACCTCTGTAAATTTGTCCACTTTTGTTTAGATTTCTTAATAACGAACCCAGAACCTGGGATTAGGAAATGAGTGTTGCGTATTCTTGCTTGAGCATCTAATGGATTTGCCAACCTGATAGAACAAATGATAAAACTCTGGAGGAAATTAAGCAGCATGGGAAGTTGTGAAGTCATGTGTGTAAATGTGATTTACTTACTCCAGGTAGTAATTGTaattcttctgtatttgcatTTATGTGCCATTGTATTTGATAAATACTTTGGGGTTAAATATGTGTTTCAATGCAATTCATACTTGTctaaatatgaataaattagcttattttaaaatggtgcAATTAAGATACTGTATCATtcttggaaaaattaaaagcttctTAATTTTGCCTCTTATAGATGAATAAGCCGTTGTAGTGTCATTTCAAGTTGCTAACTGTGTTCCCTTGAAGGACTAGAATAGTATGGTACCCATGAACCATGTTTCACGCTATGAAACATCTCAttgtgaggtttttttctcttgttacCAAGCAACAAAAAGATTCTGTTCATTTGACAGCTTCATTCTTTTTTGTACCCTACTTGATAAATCtcttttcagcagagaagtCACTGTTTAAACTGCCTTGCTATTTATGGTTCCTTTGCACTGATCTTCTAGAGGATGACCTCTAGTTCTGCTGTGGTTTATTAGATAGGActtcagaaaattaagaaatgggAGTGCAGTCTTTTAAGTTTGCTGCCACATGAGAACGATAGAGAAGAATGACCATGGTTTCCCATGGATCTGAAAGGCAGTAAGGTGCCATTTACAAAGTCTCCTATGTCAGCTGAACCACTTTACAAGATGGATCGCCAGCAGTATCGAAATCTGTTAAAGAAGATGTGCATGCCTTTTGTGAGAGGTCCTGAGGACAGACATGATTTCACCAGCTTTGAAGAGAAAGACAGTAATTCGTTTCTTAAATTCAATCCGTACACCTCTCCAGGAGAGCCGAATTACCCTTTATTCCCACACCGGGATGATATGTCTTTAGTAGATCCTTGCTCAGGTTTTGTAAGTCCAGGAGCTGATGCTGAACTGCAGCCCAACACTGGAAGAGCTATTGAATCCCTGGTGGACTACAGTGATGTGAAACCTCACCAGCGGGTCCCCATCTCAGGAAAGAGAGGTCAGGTTGCCCACAGGAGGCAGATGATTTTTCTGGAGGAAACCAGCCAGGACAGAAGATGGAACTCCAGGGCTGTGACAGCTGCTTCTATCAGGGCACGACTTGGAGGTAAAGCAagttactgattttatttttaatcacaaaaaaatTCACGATGcttaacaaataaataaaaattattttctgaacacCATTCCCCAAGTTTCTGAAAGaacaaccttttaaaatatatttgcaatataTTGTAACAGAGCATTTTTATGATTCAATATCCCTGCTGTAACAAAGAGGAACCAGTCAGCAAATTCTTACGAGCATTTCCAGAAAAGCACATCTTTGAAACTAAgtaatgtttcagaaaaatctatttatgtAAATCAAGATGTTATATATAGGATCTATAATGAACACCTGTTTTAATGTGAACTGAAATAAGCTATTATtccaaagagtcagggaagcccctgaatttttctgtatcttttagTATTTCCTGACAAATAGCAATACAATTCTCATATTTAAGACCTATTCCAATATCTAGCTGATGAGAGAACAGACATCTTTTAGAGCTGCCATCATATCTTGCTCAAAGTACACATTACCTTTTTAGTTTATGTCACAGTGTTATACCTAGAATTGGGCCTGATCATTTCATGTTAGTTGCAACATTGGAATGGAAACTCTCACTGTTTTTAGTGTGCAACAAATTTAGGATCATGGTTAATATTTAAAACCATAGTCcaatgaaaaatctgaaagtagAACTATCTATCCAGAGCTTCTAAAGACATACATTATCAGTAGTGAGCAGTATGCACTTTTCTAAAGATTAAGCAGATTCGAACAATTTTCATCGAGAAATGCTCTTTATGGCTAGAACAAAATTTTATGGGAGATCAGGTAACATTCTAAAGTCTCAGAGATAAGAATGTTTTTACCTAGTATAtgtataaagaaatataaataagcTCCTTACTTAATTTTACTATACAAAGATAATACTTACCAGTTAGCACAGTTAACTGTAGTTTATTCATATTATTGTCACCATTACATTTCTAAGTGCTATAAATTCAGGCAGTGGTTTTGGTTAGAACTTTTCCCTTCTAATCACTTCAAGCTTGTTAACAAGAAAAGAACCTAAGAAACCATAAAggataaaaaacagaaaatccattaatttccctctttcttcttcttcatcccATATCATTGTGCTTTTATTTGTCAGTTACTGTGATTTCTATTTACATATGAAATTAGACCTCAGGCATCAAGCAGAGATAGCCAGCTGTTTTTTTGCAAGCCTCTGGAAAagtgaaggggaaggaaggtCTGAGGTATGTGATTCTATTGGACAGTTAATTTTTCCAACACACAAGCTGTGGCAGATGGAGATACTATTGAAATGAACACAGATAAAATCTAAAACTGAGTATGGCCAAGTCAGCAATCCAATTACAGTCAAGGAAGTGGTCCAAAATGGAGACAGCAGATACAAGCTCTCTGGTGACTTTCTGTTGATTTTCCAGGGGATAAAGTTCACTATGAGAGTGAAATACAACTCCACTGAAGTTGTGGGCAAAAGTCAAACTTAACTCCAGAACAAAACCTGGAAACAGATTTAATCCAGCATCAGTTCCCTAAGAGAAACTCTGCAAATGTTTTTCCAAACCTAGTTTTCATTTACACGTTTTCCTGTGGTGCTGTGGtattaaatacaaatgtgtACACTTGGTTCCAAAAAATGCTTGAGTTTTAAGCTGCTGTTTTTAACAAGACTGCATAAACAAATTCCAGATTTCAGCAATACAATTCAGAACCCAGCTCCCAACCCACAAGCATGTGATGCAATGAAAATTGTTAATCTTTCCAGATATCAGTCCTGAAACATTCCACAGCTAAGCTGTTTGGGGAAGTTCTGCTGAAAGAGATCAGTCATGCATATTGCAAGCAAAATCTACAGTCTCTTTCTCCACTGTGTCGAggatgaatgaaaaaaaagagacagaagcagCTTTTTAGACAGATGAGATGAGGTGTATAAAACATCTGCAACATACAGGAGATGTTATGATCATCCAGGACTAAGTTGCACATTGAGTGTGAGGCATATCAAAGTAGGATTTCAGGATCTCCTTTCACATGACATTCCTAAGTAACTGAAGTCAATGGTGGTGCTGCCCAGTTTGTAACATAGGTTCTTAGTGGGCTAAAAGCTTTTACCTGccctcagaaagaaaaaaaaaaaaagaagaagaaaagaaaggttagTCAGAGGCAACAACATataaagcaagaggaaaaaaatgtacaatttaattataaaaataataattcaagGACAGTCATAATATGTTTAACTTGTAACCGTAGCAGCATATAAACAAAGTTAactaagaatgaaaaaatgtCCTACAGTCAGATAAAGAATACCTGTCAGTGGTAAAAAGTGCTATTAAATAATTATCCATCACACAATGAAATGTTCATAGCGTACTGCCTAATGAGCCGGTAGCTCATCcagaaaataatacataaaaaccCAAAATAATCTCTTGGGAGCTGAGTGCCATtacataaaacacaaatatgGTTTCACTAAGGATTTGATTGCTTATGGTCTATACAATCATGTATTTCACTCTGCATTAGTTTTTCACTAGCAGAGAAATCTTTGCTTATTTAACAGCTTAgttctttctctgttgcttCTTTTGTCATGCATATCTTTCcaatatattagaaaatatcTCAAAACTATTGTTTTTATGCTTATgtaaaatcagttttcattgGGTGGTTTGtagctttaatttctttaaaagcagtaagagaaaagagaaaaaagtaatattgtTGATGGATTATATTTATTCTTCCCGTATATATGGAAGCAGAATAATTTACCAAAGAACTGAAGCATAAGCATCTAGAAGAGATATCTCTAAACCCTTCAATTTGTATTACCATCTCCTGCTGGACCTAGTATTcctactgattttaaaagacaaaaggtCAAAAATAGTGCACGCTTTTCAGGTGATAATGAGACGCAGAGAAGATTGTGAGACTGCTCATTTTTGTGAAGCCTCTGTGCATATGTTTTTATGTGGTGATATTGAGAATCtcaattttcactttaaaaataaaaagacatctGACTTTAATGATTTCTGAGAAACAGCTTAAAAGTCTGAATGAGTACAACTTCAGTCTCTGGCTcagaattcaaaagaaaaaaatgatgaatcCCAAAATTCATTATCCATCATTGAATCCTGCTTTGTCAGATTAGGAGACTAgcttaaataataaataataataaaactggATCTGAGAGTATCATTAAGCTTTTAGTAGCTAAAAGTGACAAAGCCACTGAGTTCCCAACTTGAACAGACCACACTATTTTCAATTTTGTGGACTGAGCAAGTCACTAGGGGCATTGAAACCTCCAGAAAGTTAACTTAAAGGAAAGGATTACTACAATTTTTATGCTGACTTCCTccactgaaagcaaaaggagaaataaatgttagAAGGTTAATCATCTCAGCAGGAGGATAGTAGTGTCAAGATAGCAAATTACAACATACAGTGGAAGAGCAGAGGTCTCTAGAAATTCATATGTACAATTATGAGAGCAAATGTAAAATTATATACATGTCCTCCTAAGGACAGTGTAGCTGACATGAGTATTTTACACATACAGCACAAGGAATAACAGTTGCAACCTTTGCCCctttaataaataaagcagaggaACGGTATTTTAATGTAACTACTAGGACATATGCATATATAGGagcatattttcctctttactgTAGAGAGcactaatatatatataactgtTAAGCAATTAcaacatttcacagaatcacagaatcagaatggttgaggttggaagggacctctggagatcatctagtccaaccgcccctgctcaagcagggtcacctacagcatgttagacagagttgcatccaggtgggccttgaatatctccagagaaggagattccacaacctctgtgggcaacctggtccagtgctctgtcactctcacagcaaaaattcctcctcatgttcaggcagaatttcctgtgtttcagtttgtgcccgttgcctcttgtcctgtcacatgggacaactgaaaagagtttggccccatccccctgacaccctcccttcagatacttatataCATTGACAAGATcgcccctcagtcttctcttctccaggctaaacaggcccacctctcacagccgttcctcatagggaaAATGCTCAAGTgctctaatcatctttgtagccctatgctggatcctctccaggagctccatgtctctcttgtactggggagcccagaactggacagaaataaattttcctaataacagaaagaaatttcagaaataaaactcaaTAGAAACATTCCTACATAAGTACAAGTCTTACATATTTCCAGACAGCATTTAGAGTTTATATCAGGATGAGACAATGAAGATGCAGCCAGCATGTTTTCTGAAGGTCAGTGCCTACTTATAAGATATATTCCAAAGGAAATACTTTAATTAGACAgtgattttgtttgaaaattctTCATAGCATGAAGTTCCGTATATTCTTTGCAAGGTTCACAAAAGGATCAACTTAAAGTTATATCACACTGCACATGAAGCCCTTTTATAAAACAGGTCATGCTATTTCAATATCTACATATAGCATTACGATACTAATAATCTTAGTATCTTGTACCAAAAActgtaattttcttctaaacttTGTCTGAATGATTAGTTATCTGAGGCAAGAACTAACCTTGCATTCTGCATAGTGGTTTTCAAGTTTTAGTCTTTGAACTATTTTCTCCAAAGCATACCTAAAATTTCCACAAATAATCAGGAAAAACAACCTTATTATGAATTTGCTCTAAGTTGCTAAATAGAGGTCTTCATATGAATTGGAAATTTGTTAGGAAGCCTGGAAGTAAAAAGAAGGTTGAAAACAACTTGAGTAGTACATTCTGGATACTAAATAACACTTCTCAGTGTCCACAGAGAGTTGGCATGGCTATATGTCTGCCTATCCTTTTTTGCTATATCAACAATATATAACTGCTATTTATAAATGCACCTTTCCCAAAGTCACCAAAAGTATTATGCTACTTAATGACACAGCTTTTTAGATGATGCTCTTATACATATCCCTTACCTTACTTACACGATTGCTTCATGTTCCTTATCCTCATTCTCTAAAGGAAcaacttgttttcatttatccTGTTCATGTCTGTTGGTCCCCTAATAATGTTTGACCTCACTGGCCAATTTTTGCCAAATTTGACAGGGTTATAAACGGCTCAAAGATGAACTACATGCCTGCAAGTTTTTTGAAGATTCGGGTTTGGTGAGAAGAAAGGATTAAATTAATGGTCCTTTCGAGAGAGACAATATTCAGGCATTATACCATCCTTCTATTTGGCAGCAGCTAACTTGGTTACCAGCATGTGTGTACTGGCTGACATGACACTATGTGAAGTTGACTAAATCGTAGCTATATATGCTGTGATGTTATTTATCTCTTACTTTCATCTTCAATgtaatttaatgtatttttgtgaaaatttgtAGGATTTTTATGGGAAGCCCTGAGTTGTTTTCATCTAGTTCAAAACAATAAAGATTTAAACTAgatgaaaacaacaacaaatagaAAACCCTTTCTTTCAGGTTGGAGAACTCTGGTGAAAGTTGCTCCTACTCTACCTGaccaaaaacatgtttttgcatttcatgtGAATCCCAATCTCAAGGTAAGGGTCTGGTGCACTTGTGATgatgcaaaacatttaaatcatGTCACATCCAGTCTGCTTTCCATTTAACTTGTATTTTTGCCAGTGATTACTGTAGTGTAGTGAAATCTTGGACTATGTCACATCTTCAATCAGATAAAGTGAAATAAGTACTGTATTTCAGGTAGGTATAAGATAACTATTCATATGATCAGTTTTTAATGGTGACAGTTTTTTTCTAGTTACCTTGTCTATTTAGACTATAATGGAAGACTGATACAATCAATTTCATTTAGGTGTAAcaggagacagagaaaaatacaaatagaaatatACAATAATTCTGAAAGTATGATTGAAGTTatattactattttaatatttaggCAAGCCCATATTTGGTATActcatatatttaatatttagaCACTGCCTTATTTGGGGCAAGTCCCAAATAAATTAGTAAATAAAAAGGTATCTGTGCTTCCATAGCACAAGTCCAATGAAGTCTTTTCAACAGTGGGAATGTAATGGTATACTGCATCCTTCTACACCAAAACTATTATTCCTAGTACTTGGAGTTCTTTAAGTTGGACCACCTGAATAGCAGCAAACATCAGGCAACTCTGGGGACTGCAAAGTGCATGTCTGCTATGCCATTTTATAAGTTGCATAACAAATGGGAACTTACATGCCAGAAGAGTAGAGCAGCAAAGACATTGTACTACAGTTTTTAAACTTGTATTCAGTATATTACATTTTACTTCCCAAGTAAAATCTCCAGAGATAGATCCACTCTTGATCTCCAGGGTTGGTTAGTGAAGAACATATTTGACATTTGGATGCAAAAGAAGATTCTAAACTAGGAAAACACAGATACATTCAGTTCACCCTTTAAACAAGCAATCATAGTATAATATATGTTGATAGCAATGTTCTCTGCTATCTGTTTGATTTCCTTTAGAAATCAAACGGTCCTTCTTCTGCaagctggagagaagaaaaagcaagaaactaTGTCTACACGTCAAGTACTCAAAAGTGAGAGACCAtttcttttaacagttttcATCTGTGTTTTACTTCATCTTTTCATCATTGTTCACTATTATGCATCTTTAGGTAGCTGTGCATGTAAGAATGCAATCTATTTTTCTACCATTCTGAACATTCGGTATTGTACACCAATTGTTTAGCCTGGGATTCATCTCATTAACTTTAGTTATCTAAAAGTTTGTGTCCAGTCTGCAAATCATCTCTACTTCCTCTATAAGCAGTGGAGAGAGACTAGGGTTTCTAGAAGGAGATTCAGTTCATCTGTCTTCAGCACCTGTCATAGGCTTGGTATGACTGGTATCTAATCTCTATTTAGAAGAGTCTTATCTCATTTAACTGTTTATTCAAGCCTAGACGAAATAAATCCCATCATCGCAATAAGCTTATTGGAAGATAAACTACTTCTTCCAATTATGGAGTGATGTCTTACATAAGCCTGTGAAACTGTACCATAGCTACTTGTTCCCCAGCAAGCAATATACAGTTCCAGacttttcactttcctttaaaCTAGAAAATATTCACCTTtactctttttacttttttccacaTCTTTCTTTGTCACTGAATTTATATTGTCTAGCTACAGTTGACACTCAGTAATTATTATATTGgaaaatttttctcttatttcttattGTTGATCTAGAGCTTATGAAGAAGTTCCTTGGGATAATATTTTACCTTCCAAAATCCAGCCACCAGCATCAACAGTAGAAGTTGTTGATCCTGTTTCCCAGTATTTCACAAGAAAGAGATACAATCCTGAATCTGAAATAAGCCAAGTCAGTGAACACTTCTTGTAAACTGTTTATAAATTTTGCTAATGAAGTGTGGACTAAATTTTGTGTCGGTCATACACGCAAAGCCACAGAGatgatttcaaagaaaaacagtcccAAGTAAGCACTTAAAGTCAACAGAATGCTCCAGTAATTGCCTCAAtggctgaatatttttttcccttttcccccctGTAAATTGGTATAGAAGAATATGACATGCACAATACTAGAAGAGAGGACAAGCATATTGGTGAAAATTTGATTCATATGAGTGATGCTGTAATATAACAAATATAATACTGAGTTGGTTTATTTGCAATAAttataacaattatttttactaaGCTAAAATTCAGTCCTGCATTGGATCTACATAGATGATCCTTCCCCTATGAGTTTAATCTCACTGGAGGGCTGCCACAAGAAAATCTATTAAGCCAGATTAATTAGATGGTATTGCCTTACAAGAAACATCTGATTACGATTTTAGGTTGTTGGAGGCCTCTGGGACAGATTTCAGACAAGATCTTTTACCTCTCCACAGAGACCTGTTGATTTGtgagtttcatttttttgtgaatatCAGTGACCTCTAAGTATTTCCTTCATGAAGTCTGTGTATAGTTCTTCTCATCAGAAGAGTAACCTCAGCAGCACTCTATATAATTAGAGAAGTTAAGATATTCAGTCAATGACTGtatgaaaatgattttccatCATGTTTTTCCTGTGGGAGACAAATTAGAAGAATTCTGTAAGGTTAATTATTATGTCATGACTGCATCCTCCTGTACACCTCAATAACATTTACAAACTCCAggccttttctgctctctgtggAATCCAAAATTATCTCAGAAGGCATTTTAGATGCATTAGAGCCCAGTAAAGGGTGACAGAAGAAGTTCTGAAGGGCTGTGTTAGTGAGCCAAGTAGAGATGGGGAAGGAAAGTGGGGTCAAAGAAGGTGCAGGAGAACCAGAACTTGCCTGCTTTCCAGATTGCGAACCAGCAGGTTTGCTTGGGTAAACTCAATAGGACGGTGCACTGCTGGACAGAAACAGCAAGCAATGGGAGAGGCAAGCATCTGAGCAGGGTGGCAGGGAGATAGAGCATACTATCCTTACCATTTCTTGGATGTTACTCTTTCGGACAGAGCAAGAAGGAAATTCAAGCGCAATGTTAAATTTTCCAATATTCCCCAAACCTATGTGTGAGAAGTCCTGTAAGAAGAAAAGTGCGTTTTCAAAGAAACTTTCTTAAACAAACCTAGGAAATTGACTGAAGCCCAGTACCTGGGGATGGGGGTTAAAAGGTGAGACTACCTACTGAACTGGGTCATTTAGCATGTATGCCAACCTAATCATTTATCACGGTCTTCTACCACAATTCAAATGAGCATTCATCATTCCAAGAGCAAAACTTTGGCTTTTTCACCACCTCTCTTTTGGGACCTCATAAATATTCCATCAGAATATTCTGTCTGGCAAAAAAAGgtgattgatttattttgtcttcaacAGCGTAAGCCCAAGCTCTCGAACCTGTCATATCCCTTCCTATACGTGAGTACAA
It encodes the following:
- the SPMIP7 gene encoding LOW QUALITY PROTEIN: protein SPMIP7 (The sequence of the model RefSeq protein was modified relative to this genomic sequence to represent the inferred CDS: deleted 1 base in 1 codon), with the translated sequence MTMVSHGSERSKVPFTKSPMSAEPLYKMDRQQYRNLLKKMCMPFVRGPEDRHDFTSFEEKDSNSFLKFNPYTSPGEPNYPLFPHRDDMSLVDPCSGFVSPGADAELQPNTGRAIESLVDYSDVKPHQRVPISGKRGQVAHRRQMIFLEETSQDRRWNSRAVTAASIRARLGGWRTLVKVAPTLPDQKHVFAFHVNPNLKKSNGPSSASWREEKARNYVYTSSTQKAYEEVPWDNILPSKIQPPASTVEVVDPVSQYFTRKRYNPESEISQVVGGLWDRFQTRSFTSPQRPVDFVSPSSRTCHIPSYTGCIGAVNFEDVDNTNVDLLTLAHVRTSKPRYTSSAHTPNIPGYTGKVHWTATHPANSNLPSTSPSIIARMHGYIAKHGRSSQYNHQGPFSQMLTPVSPQNAFNKVQQQTIKV